The following are encoded together in the Sparus aurata chromosome 1, fSpaAur1.1, whole genome shotgun sequence genome:
- the LOC115584008 gene encoding von Willebrand factor A domain-containing protein 7-like, translating to MTSLLGTTLLILALSGPTMAFVPIGGGASTHVSITGTALLQKVTDTCRAVAEAAGHEFKPTGSSAEELVQACLGPTATGEVSGAKFHSALQQIYTQNGLVDRDFVNSAPHHFNSEAFLEGRGLITEGMVAIKANIRKENFQAARETLGRVLHTLQDFYAHSNWVELGYTDPYISLIRPDQQLENLADVATATCSDCASGSCPNPILSDILKEKKLTSGYMGIFSSVKPQGKCSHGGAADLTSAAIPRGGISKDERRADNVAFHNAAVTLATAASLQLLEDIRSAAGDKDFLRMMGIARSSVVCFVIDTTGSMSDDIDEARAVVYELIDSKKGTQDEPSEYILVPFNDPDFGPMIRTTDPDEMKREISKLKAKGGGDVPEMCLSGLQLALTGAPSSSHIYVFTDAIAKDINLKDTIIALIRTTKSTVSFFMTGSGARRRRSLRAASFNDYKDLALASGGQAIQVSKKQLPQATDVILDTSTSALVTVLQRARSPGKQETFSFVIDESLKNITIYITGKSIIFTLTNPAGVSQSQNEANGKLGTIQTVGNLWRIRLNADKQTGKWKININSKEPYTLKVTGQSTITFIYDFVESFKGPHPGYAVLSGRPQAGQPATLMLSVMGRKGPSSLTIGDVGLVTVSSPETVSNSTTTDMGNGDILVTVDAVPEGEFVVILSGTDKLSNSEFQRQSTTQMSVSKVNLQAVVEDSMEPGKAFMLHFSVKTQGSGGKYSIGAKNDRNFEMSYPNSLTLTPEQYANATLTITPPANTPSGTDVTLTMEAKSSNGLDSNYAVLRLSVVTKITDFVPPSCEVVSVLAADCPKNVSQCGPFQWELWANITDGNGTGIETVSLRQGNGNLTYTSLSAPVIQANYTASCCSQIVELVAVDKVGNVGKCYHSIEQIPDSVPPSCEVVGVQAADCPQDVSQCGPFQWKLWANITDGNGTGIETVSLRQGNGNLTYTSLSAPVIQANYTASCCSQIVELVAVDKVGNVGKCYHSIEQIPDSVPPSCEVVGVQAADCPQDVSQCGPFQWKLWANLTDGNGTGIETVSLRQGNGKLTYTSLSAPIIQANYTASCCSQIVELVALDKAGNVGKCYHSIERSAGPPALTLSLPLWLCLLVSAFITRF from the exons ATGACCTCACTGCTGGGCACAACCCTGCTCATTTTAGCCCTATCAGGACCTACCATGGCCTTTGTACCCATCGGGGGTGGGGCATCAACTCATGTTAGCATTACAGGAACGGCTCTGTTGCAAAAAGTGACGGACACATGTCGGGCTGTGGCTGAGGCAGCTGGTCATGAGTTCAAACCCACG GGTTCATCTGCTGAGGAGCTGGTCCAGGCCTGTCTCGGCCCCACAGCCACAGGAGAAGTCTCTGGGGCCAAGTTTCACTCTGCTCTTCAACAAATCTACACACAGAACGGACTGGTAGACCGTGACTTTGTCAACAG TGCTCCACACCACTTTAACTCAGAGGCCTTTCTGGAAGGACGTGGCCTAATCACAGAGGGCATGGTGGCCATTAAGGCCAACATTCGCAAGGAGAACTTCCAGGCTGCCAGGGAAACACTGGGTAGAGTCCTTCATACGCTACAG GACTTCTACGCCCATAGTAACTGGGTGGAGCTGGGATACACAGACCCATACATCAGCCTTATACGCCCAGACCAACAACTGGAAAAcctggcag ATGTCGCCACTGCCACTTGCAGTGACTGTGCCAGTGGATCATGCCCAAATCCCATCCTCTCCGACAtcctgaaggagaagaagctcaCATCAGGTTACATGGGAATCTTCTCCTCTGTCAAGCCTCAAG GTAAATGCAGCCATGGAGGTGCAGCTGACCTGACTAGTGCAGCAATTCCTCGTGGAGGCATCAGCAAGGATGAGCGTCGCGCAGACAACGTGGCCTTCCACAATGCTGCAGTGACCCTGGCCACAGCTGCcagcctgcagctgctggaggacatcCGGTCTGCTGCCGGGGACAAAGACTTTCTGAG AATGATGGGGATCGCTCGCTCCTCTGTTGTGTGCTTTGTTATTGACACCACCGGCAGTATGTCAGATGACATCGATGAAGCCAGGGCTGTTGTTTATGAACTAATTGACAGCAAAAAAGGAACACAGGATGAGCCGTCTGAGTATATTCTGGTGCCTTTCAATGATCCTG ATTTTGGACCTATGATCAGAACAACAGACCCTGATGAGATGAAAAGAGAAATCTCTAAGCTCAAAGCCAAAGGAGGTGGCGATGTCCCTGAGATGTGCTTGTCTGGACTTCAG TTGGCTCTCACtggtgccccttcctcctcccatATTTACGTTTTCACCGATGCTATAGCCAAAGACATCAACCTCAAGGACACTATTATTGCTCTCATCAGGACCACCAAGTCAACT GTGTCATTTTTCATGACGGGCAGTGGTGCGAGGCGTCGTCGTTCCCTCAGAGCTGCTAGCTTCAATGACTACAAGGACCTGGCTTTGGCCTCTGGAGGCCAGGCCATCCAAGTGTCCAAGAAACAGCTGCCTCAGGCCACAGATGTCATCCTTGACACATCCACTTCAGCTCTG GTGACAGTTCTTCAGCGAGCAAGGAGCCCTGGGAAGCAGGAGACCTTTTCCTTTGTAATAGATGAATCTCTGAAAAATATCACTATCTACATCACAGGAAAATCCATTATCTTCACACTGACCAACCCTGCAG GTGTGAGCCAGAGCCAGAACGAGGCCAACGGTAAACTGGGGACCATACAGACAGTGGGCAACCTGTGGAGAATCCGTCTCAATGCAGACAAGCAGACAGGAAAATGGAAGATAAATATAAACTCCAAAGAACCATACACACTTAAAGTCACAG GCCAAAGTACCATCACCTTTATCTATGACTTTGTGGAAAGCTTCAAGGGACCTCACCCAGGTTACGCAGTCCTCAGTGGGCGTCCACAAGCAG GCCAGCCAGCCACTCTGATGCTCTCAGTAATGGGCAGGAAAGGTCCATCCTCGCTGACTATTGGAGATGTTGGCTTGGTAACTGTTTCTAGTCCTGAGACTGTTAGCAATAGCACAACAACTGACATGGGCAATGGAGACATCCTGGTGACAGTAGATGCAGTCCCAGAGGGGGAGTTTGTTGTCATTCTTAGTGGAACTGACAAACTGTCAAACAGTGAATTTCAGAGGCAGTCTACCACCCAGATGTCCGTCTCTAAAGTGAATTTACAG GCTGTGGTAGAAGACAGTATGGAGCCAGGGAAAGCTTTCATGCTCCACTTTAGTGTCAAGACCCAGGGCTCTGGTGGCAAATACTCAATTGGGGCCAAAAATGACAGAAACTTTGAAATGTCCTACCCAAACAG ccTCACCTTGACACCTGAACAATATGCCAATGCTACTTTGACCATTACGCCACCTGCCAACACACCATCGGGCACTGATGTCACTCTGACTATGGAAGCCAAGTCGTCCAATGGTCTAGACTCCAACTACGCTGTTTTGAGATTGTCTGTTGTTACCAAG ATTACAGATTTTGTTCCGCCTTCATGTGAAGTGGTCAGTGTGCTGGCTGCTGATTGTCCAAAAAATGTGTCCCAATGTGGACCTTTCCAGTGGGAGCTCTGGGCTAACATTACTGATGGAAATGGCACCGGCATAGAGACCGTTTCCCTGCGTCAGGGCAATGGAAACTTGACATACACCTCCCTGAGTGCTCCTGTCATTCAGGCAAACTACACAGCCTCCTGCTGCTCGCAGATTGTTGAGTTGGTAGCTGTGGATAAAGTTGGAAATGTGGGCAAGTGCTATCATTCCATTGAACAGATTCCAGATTCTGTTCCGCCTTCATGTGAAGTGGTTGGTGTGCAGGCTGCTGATTGTCCTCAAGATGTGTCCCAGTGTGGACCGTTCCAGTGGAAGCTCTGGGCTAACATTACTGATGGAAATGGCACCGGCATAGAGACCGTTTCCCTGCGCCAGGGCAATGGAAACTTGACATACACCTCCCTGAGTGCTCCTGTCATTCAGGCGAACTACACAGCCTCCTGCTGCTCGCAGATTGTTGAGTTGGTAGCTGTGGATAAAGTTGGAAATGTGGGCAAGTGCTATCATTCCATTGAACAGATTCCAGATTCTGTTCCGCCTTCATGTGAAGTGGTTGGTGTGCAGGCTGCTGATTGTCCTCAAGATGTGTCCCAGTGTGGACCGTTCCAGTGGAAGCTCTGGGCCAACCTTACTGATGGAAATGGAACCGGGATAGAGACTGTTTCCCTGCGTCAGGGCAATGGAAAGTTGACATACACTTCCCTGAGTGCTCCTATCATTCAGGCGAACTACACAGCCTCCTGCTGCTCGCAGATTGTTGAGTTGGTAGCTTTGGATAAAGCTGGCAATGTGGGCAAGTGTTATCATTCCATTGAACGCTCTGCTGGCCCTCCGGCTTTAACCCTGTCACTGCCACTGTGGTTGTGCCTGCTGGTATCTGCTTTCATAACAAGATTTTAA